In Tissierellales bacterium, the DNA window ATTAACTATTTGGTATACATATTCGTTGACCAACTCTTAACCTATTTGGATCTATTCCTGGATTTGCTGCTATTAATTCCTGTACTGACAGATTGTATCTTTGAGCTATTAAAAATAGTGTATCCCCTGATCTTATTTCATATAAGAATCCACCTGGACAAGATGGTGTAGGGGGAGCCGATACTGGTATACATATTACTTGACCTATTTGCAGTCTATTAGGATCTACTCCTGAATTTGCACTTCTTAATGCATCTACAGTTATATTAAATTGATTTGCTATTCTGAAAAAAGTATCTCCAGCTCTTATTGTGTAATAAAATCCACCTGGACATGGAGGTACTGGCGGTGCCACAGTAGGGATACAAATTATTCTTCCAACTTGTAAACTTTCAGGATCAAGACCTGGATTTATAGTCAAAATTGCTTCTACTGTTGTTCCATATCTTGAAGCTAAGTTAAATAAGGTGTCCCCAGATTTAATAATATATGGAGAACTTCCTAAAGGACATCGTTGTTGTATTCTATAATTATCCATAAAAAATCACCTTCCTATTTTTTAACCTATTACATAATATGTTTATAGAAAGGTGAATGTTATTAATTTTATATATATATTAAACCTTAATACTTCCTTGAAAGCTATTTCGTCTTTTTAATTCCATGTCTATTCCTGATAATACTTTTAGTTTGTCTAA includes these proteins:
- a CDS encoding LysM domain-containing protein produces the protein MDNYRIQQRCPLGSSPYIIKSGDTLFNLASRYGTTVEAILTINPGLDPESLQVGRIICIPTVAPPVPPCPGGFYYTIRAGDTFFRIANQFNITVDALRSANSGVDPNRLQIGQVICIPVSAPPTPSCPGGFLYEIRSGDTLFLIAQRYNLSVQELIAANPGIDPNRLRVGQRICIPNS